TATTAATTCACCTTTAACCTGTGGTGTGTGGGGGGAAATTTTTAGTATAGTGTTAGGCGATCGCTCTAACCGATTAGATTTTACCACCACAGCCACACTGCACTACTCTAGAGCCTATTTTAATGCTTCCTTATTAGGAGAAATCTTTCTGAAAATGGGATTACCTCCAGAAAGTTTGGAATTTCTGACTAGAGGTGCAAGCATGAGTAAACCTGCTCTAGATTCTACTTTGGCTAATTTACCAGGACTGACAAAGTTACTCAAGCGAGAAATTGATTTAGACAAAGATTTTAAATTGGACTATCGCCAAGTTTTTATTCCGGGATTAACCCAATTATCAAACGTTGTCATTGAGGAATTATCACTAGATCAATTATTAGGGAGAATAGATTTAATTCTCGACTTACTCCACCGGGGTACTTATTACAGCATTTTAGCCCCCTTGAGTGCAGCCATCCGTCAAGCAGTTTTGGGAGCAAAAGTAGAAGAAATTGATAACAGTGTCACCCCAGAGGTAGCATCATTAAGAGCTATGCGCTTATTGGCGGCGGATGCTCGACAAATCTTAATCGCCGGTAACTATGAATTTAAACCAGAACAAGTATTTGCACAATTAGCAGAAACAGCCGCAGGGTCGAGAATTTTAGCCGAATTTAACGAATTGATTGAGGATTATGGCTATTTGAGCGAAGTTGGTACAGATATTTCCGTCCCCACTTGGCGAGAAAATCCCCAAATAGTCAGACAATTATTTATCCAGTTGCTACAAGCACCGGAAGCACCAAATTTAGATGATTCCCGTTCAGAACAGACAAATTTAGTACAAAGACGAGTTGATCTTAAAGGTAGGGTGACAGAAGTTTATTCCCGATTGTTGGCGGAATTACGTTGGACATTTTTGGCGCTAGAACAGATGTGGCTTCAGTCTGGGGTATTAACACAACAGGGAGATATTTTCTTTCTCAAGTTAGAGGAAATTCGTCGTTTAGGGATTAATCCAGATGTAGCTTTTAGGAATCATATCTGGGAATTAATCGCAAACAGGCGATCGCAATTTATCCAAGATAGCCAAATTCCCCAAATTCCCCCCGTAGTTTACGGTTATAACCCCCCTCATCCCATTAAACCCGTAATTGATTCCTCTGACAACATTTTATTAGGTATTCCCGCCAGTCAAGGACAAATTCAAGGACGGGTAAAAGTATTACGAACCTTACAAGAAGCCCATAATATTGATAAAAACACTATCCTTGTTGTCCCTTACACAGATTCCGGTTGGGCCCCTATCCTAGTCCAAGCTGGAGGCTTAATTGCCGAAGCAGGTGGTAAACTTTCTCACGGAGCAATTATCGCCCGTGAATACGGTATTCCCGCTGTTATGGATGTGCGTGGTGCGACATACCTACTTCAAGACGGTCAACAAGTCCAAATTGATGGTTATAAAGGGACGGTGGAAATACTCTAGAAGCAAGAATCATCTAAGTAGGTTAGCATTGTCAATCGTCGTTATGGCAAGGCAAGAGGCAAGATTGAATAGGGTTTAAGCGATTTTACTTTTCTTTACACAGATTGGTTTGATTGTGTTCACCTACTTAGAACTTAAACAAACACTAATGGGGATTAAGTGAAATTAAAATTTCGTAGGGGTTTACGGCGTAAACCCTCCCTCATGCGTAGTTTCAATCCCTAATAGGGAGTAGTGGTTTTCTTCCAACTGATTCCTGCTTCTTCAAATAAGTCGTAGTAGCTTTGTTTTGACTCATTAAGTGCCATTCAAACTTCGATAAATGAGATATAGTGAAGATACAAATTGCCGACCAAGGAAAATTACATTATGAATACCCAATTAGTTGAATCTATCACTCAAATCATCCTCTCTTTATCCCCAGAAGAAAGGCAGCTTTTAGAAAGCAAAATTAATAATGTCAAATTATCTTCACCATTAGCAAATTCAACACAACAAGATATTTCAGATTTAGAACAAAAATTAAAGAATTTTGAGACAAAATATCAAATGTCTTCTGGTGACTTCTATCAAGAATTTCAAGCAGGTAAATTAGGAGATGAAATAGATTTTTTTGAATGGAGCGTATTTTATGAAATGTGGACTAATGCTCA
The DNA window shown above is from Anabaena sp. WA102 and carries:
- a CDS encoding glycerol-3-phosphate acyltransferase codes for the protein MINLFGIVIILIVCPLLGAIPLISWITYALSGKQLAKVGTGNISVAAAFYHGGKLAGSICVVSEALKGVGVVTIAQYCFPSQPVWELIALIALVIGRYVATKGAGITNVSWGLLAHDPMVAAFVSLLAAMGFLITRSKETIKLGVLVIFPLFVGIIHSQDILRIIAAATLSGLIYWIYSQIPDDMNLPVEEAALESQPMMEYLNNQERIITLDDDLDGEVVGAKAATLSQIKRWGYAVPKGWVLPAGEDPTVLIDFLQPSPLSPLVVRSSAIGEDSQQASAAGQYETILNVISKVELRQAIAQVKASYDHPSAVEYRHRSSSEDRAMGVLIQQQVQSVFSGVAFSRDPISQQGEAVVIEAVSGSPTQIVSGKVTPEQYRVVVADNEKLSCLQFEGHGKVPEALIKQVAYLARRLEKRYLGIPQDIEWSYDGQNLWVLQTRPITTLLPLWTRKIAAEVIPGVIHPLTWSINSPLTCGVWGEIFSIVLGDRSNRLDFTTTATLHYSRAYFNASLLGEIFLKMGLPPESLEFLTRGASMSKPALDSTLANLPGLTKLLKREIDLDKDFKLDYRQVFIPGLTQLSNVVIEELSLDQLLGRIDLILDLLHRGTYYSILAPLSAAIRQAVLGAKVEEIDNSVTPEVASLRAMRLLAADARQILIAGNYEFKPEQVFAQLAETAAGSRILAEFNELIEDYGYLSEVGTDISVPTWRENPQIVRQLFIQLLQAPEAPNLDDSRSEQTNLVQRRVDLKGRVTEVYSRLLAELRWTFLALEQMWLQSGVLTQQGDIFFLKLEEIRRLGINPDVAFRNHIWELIANRRSQFIQDSQIPQIPPVVYGYNPPHPIKPVIDSSDNILLGIPASQGQIQGRVKVLRTLQEAHNIDKNTILVVPYTDSGWAPILVQAGGLIAEAGGKLSHGAIIAREYGIPAVMDVRGATYLLQDGQQVQIDGYKGTVEIL